One window from the genome of Halomicrobium zhouii encodes:
- the pspAB gene encoding PspA-associated protein PspAB, whose amino-acid sequence MGLFDGLKSVLGIKAEADATRDADPDDLFGMSTAYLTMEAELGYAPTGDAALCFADVDNTDFRDAMDEVEAILDAGEVETGTTAEFTSDDHGYQWIVLHDEEFEDLVTSIHFAADTLIEARYGSRLLAAVFAFERDHDGLLAYWIYSFRRGAYYPFVPEPHDDHERDSGAEFKLESNLDGELSIENDKKYWYALWPDRRGFHPWE is encoded by the coding sequence ATGGGACTGTTCGACGGCCTCAAGAGCGTCCTCGGCATCAAGGCCGAGGCCGACGCCACCCGCGACGCCGACCCCGACGACCTGTTCGGGATGTCGACGGCCTACCTGACGATGGAGGCCGAACTCGGTTACGCGCCGACCGGCGACGCAGCGCTGTGTTTCGCCGACGTGGACAACACCGACTTCCGTGACGCCATGGACGAGGTGGAGGCCATCCTCGACGCCGGCGAGGTCGAGACCGGCACGACCGCGGAGTTCACCAGCGACGACCACGGCTACCAGTGGATCGTCCTCCACGACGAGGAGTTCGAGGACCTCGTGACGTCCATCCACTTCGCCGCCGACACGCTGATCGAGGCGCGCTACGGCTCGCGGCTGCTCGCCGCCGTCTTCGCCTTCGAGCGCGACCACGACGGCCTGCTCGCCTACTGGATCTACTCGTTCCGGCGCGGCGCCTACTACCCGTTCGTCCCCGAACCCCACGACGACCACGAGCGCGACTCCGGCGCCGAGTTCAAACTGGAGAGTAACCTGGACGGCGAGTTGAGCATCGAGAACGACAAGAAGTACTGGTACGCACTGTGGCCCGACCGGCGCGGGTTCCACCCCTGGGAGTGA
- a CDS encoding alpha/beta fold hydrolase: MPSVDRNGTRLHYDVDGTGPTVAFIGDVGAGAWLWGWQQPALAGPYETLVWDLRGTGRSDAPPGPYDVATLVNDLEAVLSDHSVADVHLVGAGLGGMVALAYAHRYNRANSLTLLGTAANGDAVTDRLSTLRAAPDDPEALRASLDAAFAADLADYPDVVDQITEWRAEDDAALDGWDAQAAAMREFEAPPLYEVTLPSLVMHGVEDVIVPASAGESLAEDLPRGDYQAVEGGHWCFIEESAAVSDALVRWLDEQTDDR, translated from the coding sequence ATGCCTTCCGTCGACCGCAACGGCACGCGGCTCCACTACGACGTCGACGGCACCGGCCCGACGGTCGCGTTTATCGGCGACGTCGGCGCCGGCGCCTGGCTCTGGGGCTGGCAACAGCCCGCGCTCGCCGGTCCCTACGAGACCCTGGTCTGGGACCTCCGCGGGACTGGCCGCTCCGACGCACCGCCGGGTCCCTACGACGTCGCGACGCTGGTCAACGACCTGGAGGCGGTGCTGTCCGACCACTCGGTCGCCGACGTCCACCTCGTCGGCGCCGGCTTGGGCGGGATGGTCGCGCTCGCCTACGCCCATCGATACAATCGAGCGAACTCGCTGACGCTCCTCGGAACGGCCGCCAACGGCGACGCCGTCACCGACCGGCTCAGTACCCTGCGGGCCGCGCCCGACGATCCCGAGGCGTTGCGGGCCTCGCTCGACGCCGCCTTCGCGGCGGACCTGGCGGACTATCCCGACGTCGTCGATCAGATCACCGAGTGGCGGGCGGAAGACGACGCCGCTCTCGACGGCTGGGACGCCCAGGCCGCCGCCATGCGCGAGTTCGAGGCGCCGCCGCTGTACGAGGTGACGCTGCCGTCGCTCGTCATGCACGGCGTCGAGGACGTGATCGTTCCGGCGAGCGCCGGCGAGTCGCTGGCCGAGGACCTCCCCCGCGGCGACTACCAGGCCGTGGAAGGTGGTCACTGGTGTTTTATCGAGGAGTCGGCCGCCGTCAGCGACGCACTGGTGCGATGGCTGGACGAGCAGACGGACGACCGGTAG
- a CDS encoding type 1 glutamine amidotransferase produces the protein MSPRIALLNAAHDGSDNRRNFRRELAADLVEYDVVDRDLPEHFAFDGCVVTGSRASVYWEEPWIAELREWVREAVERDIPFLGVCFGHQLLADALGGTVEAMDDYEIGYRSVSHDGESPLLDGVDEEFTVFTTHSDRVVELPPGAERFAENEYGVHGFRADDVFSVQFHPEYDPETAEMVTRGKDGQLSAERIEQVLDGITPSNYQAACEAKQLFDNFVDYVEARAGTGSADAAVDAESGDVTSDDETPTGTGDGGDSAAADD, from the coding sequence ATGAGTCCCAGGATCGCGCTGCTGAACGCCGCCCACGATGGGTCGGACAACCGGCGGAACTTCCGCCGGGAACTGGCCGCCGACCTCGTCGAGTACGACGTCGTCGACCGCGACCTCCCCGAGCACTTCGCGTTCGACGGCTGCGTCGTCACCGGGTCGCGCGCCTCCGTCTACTGGGAGGAACCGTGGATCGCGGAGCTACGCGAGTGGGTCCGCGAGGCGGTGGAACGCGATATCCCGTTCCTGGGCGTCTGTTTCGGCCACCAGCTGCTCGCCGACGCGCTGGGCGGGACCGTCGAGGCGATGGACGACTACGAGATCGGCTATCGCAGCGTCAGCCACGACGGCGAGTCGCCGCTGCTCGACGGCGTCGACGAGGAGTTCACCGTCTTCACGACCCACTCCGACCGCGTCGTCGAACTCCCGCCCGGCGCCGAGCGCTTCGCCGAGAACGAGTACGGCGTCCACGGCTTCCGGGCCGACGACGTCTTCTCGGTCCAGTTCCACCCCGAGTACGACCCCGAGACAGCCGAGATGGTGACGAGGGGCAAGGACGGCCAGCTCTCCGCCGAGCGCATCGAGCAGGTGCTCGACGGCATCACGCCGTCGAACTACCAGGCCGCCTGCGAGGCCAAACAGCTGTTCGACAACTTCGTCGACTACGTCGAGGCGCGAGCGGGGACCGGTTCCGCCGACGCCGCGGTGGACGCCGAATCTGGCGACGTCACGTCGGACGACGAGACGCCGACTGGGACTGGCGACGGCGGCGACTCGGCCGCTGCCGACGACTGA
- a CDS encoding HPP family protein: MPDRHTLREWLRQAGRAGALLAGLGGVVWASGLPFVFPSLGPTAYLFATDPDGPESAPRRVVGGHALGVAAGLVAYHLVAGDVTLTAATGPGTLASLRLAVSGVVAVGLTTVGMLATDTGHAPACATTLIVSLGILSSPLEGAIIVLAVVALLVEHELLLRLP, from the coding sequence GTGCCGGATCGACACACGTTGCGGGAGTGGCTCCGACAGGCCGGCCGCGCCGGCGCGCTGCTGGCCGGCCTCGGCGGGGTCGTGTGGGCGAGCGGGTTACCGTTCGTCTTCCCCAGCCTCGGCCCGACGGCCTACCTGTTCGCCACCGACCCCGACGGCCCGGAGTCGGCGCCGCGTCGCGTGGTCGGTGGCCACGCTCTCGGCGTCGCTGCCGGCCTGGTGGCGTACCACCTCGTCGCCGGCGACGTGACCCTGACCGCCGCGACTGGACCGGGCACCCTCGCGTCGCTCCGGCTGGCCGTCAGCGGCGTCGTCGCCGTCGGACTGACGACGGTCGGGATGCTGGCGACCGACACCGGGCACGCGCCCGCGTGTGCGACGACGCTCATCGTCTCGCTCGGCATCCTCTCCTCGCCGCTGGAGGGAGCGATCATCGTCCTCGCGGTGGTCGCTCTCCTCGTCGAACACGAACTGTTGCTCCGGCTTCCGTGA
- a CDS encoding acyl-CoA dehydrogenase family protein, whose amino-acid sequence MLDYLALDDDYTAEERQVRDAARRFVDREVAPDVGDWFEDGRFPERLVGEMGDLDFYAPTLSWGDLPGLSETAYGLLMRELEAGDSAVRSMASVQGALVMWPIAEYGSDAQRERWLPGLASGDLVGCFGLTEPEHGSDPASMETRAESVGDGDGYRLFGTKTWITNAPIADVALVWAKLDSGTDGEADDGDGPVRGFLVETDADGVETPEIGGKLSMRASSTGQVVLDDVRVPEDAVLPGVEGMKGPLSCLTQARYGIAWGAVGAARDCFEVAREYATDRDQFGGPIGRFQLQQEKLAEMATQITTAQLLADRLAELKERGELRPQQVSMAKRNNVRTARDVARTAREMLGANGITTDYSPMRHAANMETVYTYEGTHDIHTLILGEDLTGISAFE is encoded by the coding sequence ATGCTCGATTACCTCGCGCTCGACGACGACTACACTGCTGAGGAGCGCCAGGTCCGCGACGCGGCCCGCAGGTTCGTCGACCGCGAGGTCGCCCCGGACGTCGGCGACTGGTTCGAGGACGGCCGGTTCCCCGAGCGCCTCGTCGGCGAGATGGGCGACCTCGACTTCTACGCGCCCACCCTCTCGTGGGGCGACCTGCCAGGCCTCTCGGAGACGGCCTACGGCCTCCTGATGCGGGAACTGGAGGCCGGCGACTCGGCAGTCAGGTCGATGGCCAGCGTCCAGGGCGCGCTCGTGATGTGGCCCATCGCGGAGTACGGCAGCGACGCCCAGCGCGAGCGCTGGCTCCCCGGCCTGGCAAGCGGCGACCTCGTCGGCTGTTTCGGCCTCACGGAACCCGAACACGGTTCCGACCCGGCGAGCATGGAGACGCGCGCCGAGTCGGTCGGGGACGGCGACGGGTATCGACTGTTCGGAACGAAGACCTGGATCACTAACGCCCCCATCGCCGACGTCGCGCTCGTGTGGGCGAAACTGGATAGCGGAACGGACGGTGAGGCCGACGATGGAGACGGACCGGTCAGGGGATTCCTCGTCGAGACGGACGCCGACGGGGTGGAGACGCCCGAGATCGGCGGCAAGCTCTCGATGCGAGCCTCTTCGACCGGCCAGGTCGTGCTGGACGACGTCCGGGTCCCCGAGGACGCCGTCCTCCCCGGCGTCGAGGGGATGAAGGGGCCGCTCTCCTGTCTCACGCAGGCCCGCTACGGCATCGCCTGGGGCGCCGTCGGCGCCGCCCGGGACTGCTTCGAGGTCGCCCGCGAGTACGCCACCGACCGGGACCAGTTCGGCGGCCCCATCGGACGCTTCCAGCTCCAGCAGGAGAAACTCGCCGAGATGGCCACCCAGATCACCACGGCGCAACTGCTTGCCGACCGGCTGGCCGAACTGAAAGAACGCGGCGAGTTACGCCCCCAGCAGGTGTCGATGGCCAAGCGCAACAACGTCCGCACGGCCCGCGACGTCGCCCGGACCGCCCGCGAGATGCTCGGCGCCAACGGCATCACGACTGACTACTCGCCGATGCGCCACGCGGCGAACATGGAGACCGTCTACACCTACGAGGGCACCCACGACATCCACACGCTGATCCTGGGTGAGGACCTGACTGGAATATCGGCGTTCGAGTGA
- a CDS encoding RPA family protein gives MSGAPTREVARRVFADEFNDASYTFKESDDERAPVYVLLPTGERANRIFVVGTLTETEDVGEDSEYWQGRVVDPNGDTFFMYAGQYQPDAASMLRELEPPAYVSVVGKPRTYETDDGEVNVSLRPESISQVDEATRDRWVVETAERTTERIQRYEGDETNEYAEMAREEYDLPVENYRRTVVGALESLEEEQRDESEATV, from the coding sequence ATGTCCGGCGCACCTACCCGCGAAGTCGCCCGCCGCGTCTTCGCAGACGAGTTCAACGACGCGAGTTACACGTTCAAAGAGTCCGACGACGAGCGCGCGCCCGTCTACGTCCTCCTCCCGACCGGGGAGCGAGCCAACCGCATCTTCGTGGTCGGCACGCTCACCGAGACGGAGGACGTCGGCGAGGACAGCGAGTACTGGCAGGGACGCGTCGTCGACCCGAACGGCGACACGTTCTTCATGTACGCCGGGCAGTACCAGCCCGACGCCGCGTCGATGCTCCGCGAACTGGAACCGCCGGCGTACGTCTCCGTCGTCGGCAAACCCCGCACCTACGAGACGGACGACGGCGAGGTCAACGTCTCGCTGCGCCCCGAGTCCATCTCGCAGGTCGACGAGGCCACGCGCGACCGCTGGGTCGTCGAGACGGCCGAGCGCACGACCGAGCGCATCCAGCGCTACGAGGGCGACGAGACCAACGAGTACGCCGAGATGGCCCGCGAGGAGTACGACCTCCCCGTGGAGAACTACCGGCGAACCGTGGTCGGCGCGCTAGAAAGCTTAGAGGAGGAGCAGCGCGACGAGAGCGAAGCGACGGTCTAG
- a CDS encoding replication factor A (Replication protein A protects and stabilize the intermediate ssDNA that is generated by the unwinding action of a DNA helicase at the replication fork. In addition, SSBs prevent the formation of secondary structures by single-stranded template DNA.), whose product MTDLRTHAEEIQEQFSDQLDIDVDDVVERLETLVNDYQVPLNEARRSVVSNYLDEAGMERDQLGGGGGGNEHVQVAEVDEPEQWIDITAKVTELWEPRSDSVGQVGLLGDESGTIKFTKWAKSDLQELEEGKVYDLGNVVTDEYEGRYSVKLNSTTTIEELDEDLEVGNDDVTVEGALVDIQSGSGLIKRCPEEDCTRVLQNGRCSEHGEGEGEFDLRIKGVLDDGDEVTEVIFDQDATEELTGITLEEAKEMAMDALDTEVVADEMSEGILGYYYRVTGPTFGRYVLVNDQERLTDPVDGEAALIKARSI is encoded by the coding sequence ATGACAGATTTGCGTACACACGCCGAAGAGATACAGGAGCAGTTTTCCGACCAGCTCGACATCGACGTCGACGACGTCGTCGAACGCCTCGAAACCCTGGTGAACGACTACCAGGTGCCGCTGAACGAGGCGCGCCGGAGCGTCGTCAGCAACTACCTCGACGAGGCCGGGATGGAGCGCGACCAGCTCGGCGGCGGTGGCGGCGGGAACGAGCACGTCCAGGTCGCCGAGGTCGACGAGCCCGAACAGTGGATCGACATCACCGCGAAGGTCACCGAACTGTGGGAGCCCCGTTCGGACTCCGTCGGCCAGGTGGGCCTGCTCGGTGACGAGAGCGGGACCATCAAGTTCACCAAGTGGGCCAAGTCAGACCTCCAGGAACTGGAAGAGGGCAAGGTCTACGATCTGGGCAACGTCGTCACCGACGAGTACGAGGGCCGCTACTCGGTGAAGCTCAACTCCACGACGACCATCGAGGAGCTCGACGAGGACCTCGAGGTCGGCAACGACGACGTCACCGTCGAGGGAGCGCTCGTGGACATCCAGTCCGGGAGCGGCCTCATCAAGCGCTGCCCCGAGGAGGACTGCACACGCGTCCTCCAGAACGGCCGCTGCAGCGAGCACGGCGAGGGTGAGGGGGAGTTCGACCTCCGCATCAAGGGCGTGCTCGACGACGGCGACGAGGTGACCGAGGTCATCTTCGACCAGGACGCCACCGAGGAACTGACCGGTATCACGCTCGAGGAGGCCAAGGAGATGGCCATGGACGCCCTCGACACCGAGGTCGTCGCCGACGAGATGAGCGAGGGGATACTGGGCTACTACTACCGCGTCACCGGACCGACGTTCGGCCGCTACGTCCTGGTCAACGACCAGGAGCGCCTGACCGACCCGGTCGACGGTGAAGCGGCGCTGATCAAAGCGAGGTCGATCTAG
- a CDS encoding DUF7091 family protein yields MVDDGGSIQRFIQSTLRSAGRQLQEAKTAYADAKRSALADLPQTDDGKARIVCRRYAERRAVALDDEGRPACFDPDHPDCQGCAEDVQDGTVETW; encoded by the coding sequence ATGGTCGACGACGGCGGGAGCATCCAGCGCTTCATCCAGTCCACGCTCCGCTCGGCGGGCCGCCAGCTCCAGGAGGCCAAGACGGCCTACGCCGACGCGAAGCGAAGCGCACTCGCGGACCTCCCGCAGACCGACGACGGCAAGGCCCGCATCGTCTGCCGTCGCTACGCCGAACGCCGGGCCGTCGCCCTCGACGACGAGGGCCGGCCCGCCTGTTTCGACCCCGATCATCCGGACTGCCAGGGCTGTGCGGAGGACGTCCAGGACGGGACTGTCGAGACCTGGTAG
- a CDS encoding mannose-1-phosphate guanylyltransferase — translation MDRPLVALILAGGTGTRLYPASRSNRPKQFLSFGGDDSLLTQTVDRAAFADETYVLTREAYADEIHEHAPDAAVLTEPEPKDTGPALVYAAHRVREQVGDCAMLVLPSDHHVAGDFRGVAERAARVAVETGGVATVGVEPTRPDPGYGYIEPGDPQDGYFAVKQFREKPDRETAAGYVDRGFYWNAGMFAWTPEAFLQEARESPLEPLVDALDDGDSSRGFDAVDPVSVDYAVLERSDSVFVVPADFEWDDLGAWDAIERLVDGGSGEGEDDNDNAVLGDALAVDAADNVVATDGHVSLVGVEDLIVASFDDRTLVVPKDDAQRVRDVVAELRERGLF, via the coding sequence ATGGACAGGCCACTCGTCGCGCTGATACTCGCCGGCGGCACGGGCACACGGCTCTACCCCGCGAGCCGGTCGAACCGCCCGAAGCAGTTCCTCTCCTTCGGCGGGGACGACTCCCTCCTCACGCAGACCGTCGACCGCGCCGCCTTCGCCGACGAGACGTACGTCCTCACGCGCGAGGCGTACGCGGACGAGATCCACGAGCACGCCCCCGACGCGGCGGTGTTGACCGAGCCCGAACCGAAGGACACCGGGCCGGCGCTGGTCTACGCCGCCCACCGAGTCCGGGAGCAGGTAGGGGACTGTGCGATGCTCGTGCTGCCGAGCGACCACCACGTCGCCGGCGACTTTCGGGGCGTCGCCGAGCGCGCGGCGCGAGTTGCAGTGGAAACGGGAGGGGTCGCCACCGTCGGCGTCGAGCCGACGCGGCCGGATCCCGGGTACGGCTACATCGAGCCCGGCGACCCGCAGGACGGCTATTTCGCGGTGAAGCAGTTCCGCGAGAAACCCGATCGCGAGACGGCAGCGGGGTACGTCGACCGCGGCTTCTACTGGAACGCCGGGATGTTCGCGTGGACGCCGGAGGCGTTCCTGCAGGAGGCGAGGGAATCGCCACTCGAACCGCTGGTCGACGCGCTCGACGACGGCGATTCGAGTCGGGGTTTCGACGCCGTCGACCCCGTTAGCGTCGATTACGCCGTGCTCGAACGGTCGGATTCGGTGTTCGTCGTCCCCGCCGACTTCGAGTGGGACGACCTGGGGGCGTGGGACGCCATCGAGCGGCTGGTCGACGGTGGGAGTGGCGAGGGCGAGGACGACAACGACAACGCGGTCCTCGGCGACGCCCTCGCCGTCGACGCCGCGGACAACGTCGTCGCCACCGACGGCCACGTCAGCCTCGTCGGCGTCGAGGACCTGATCGTCGCCAGTTTCGACGACCGGACGCTCGTCGTTCCGAAAGACGACGCCCAGCGAGTGCGTGACGTCGTCGCCGAACTCCGGGAACGGGGGCTGTTCTAG
- a CDS encoding SDR family oxidoreductase, with protein sequence MDLELDGNVALCTAATSGLGLASATALAQEGADVAICGRTESHLHDAREQLADAGDGDVLAVQADITDRDQIEAFVEQTVEELGALDHVVTSAGGPPSGSFLDSTERDWYQAYDLLVMSAVWTTRLAYPYLKESDAGTIVNITSGSVREVIDDLVLSNSVRRAVIGLMKTQSREFGPEVRVNAVLPGAHETPRIQELVEDAVERGDYDSYEEGIENWSDAPLGRVGDPRELGDVVAFLSSARSSYVTGAALAVDGGSMRST encoded by the coding sequence GTACCGCAGCGACCAGCGGTCTCGGCCTCGCAAGCGCGACCGCACTGGCCCAGGAGGGCGCCGACGTCGCCATCTGTGGCCGCACCGAGTCGCACCTCCACGACGCCCGCGAACAGCTGGCGGACGCCGGCGACGGCGACGTCCTGGCGGTCCAGGCCGACATCACCGACCGGGACCAGATAGAGGCGTTCGTCGAGCAGACCGTCGAGGAACTCGGCGCGCTCGACCACGTCGTGACGAGCGCCGGCGGGCCGCCCAGCGGCTCGTTCCTCGACTCCACGGAGCGCGACTGGTACCAGGCCTACGACCTGCTGGTGATGAGCGCCGTCTGGACGACCAGACTGGCCTACCCGTACCTGAAGGAATCGGACGCCGGCACGATCGTCAACATCACCTCCGGGTCGGTCCGGGAGGTCATCGACGACCTGGTGCTCTCGAACTCGGTCCGGCGGGCCGTCATCGGGTTGATGAAGACCCAGTCTCGCGAGTTCGGCCCCGAGGTCCGCGTCAACGCCGTCCTCCCGGGCGCCCACGAGACCCCGCGCATCCAGGAACTCGTCGAGGACGCCGTCGAGCGCGGCGACTACGACAGCTACGAGGAGGGGATCGAGAACTGGTCCGACGCGCCGCTGGGCCGGGTCGGCGACCCGCGGGAACTCGGCGACGTCGTCGCCTTCCTCTCCAGTGCCCGCTCGTCGTACGTCACCGGCGCGGCGCTGGCCGTCGACGGCGGGTCGATGCGGAGCACGTGA